In Sander lucioperca isolate FBNREF2018 chromosome 21, SLUC_FBN_1.2, whole genome shotgun sequence, the following proteins share a genomic window:
- the rusf1 gene encoding RUS1 family protein C16orf58 homolog: MHTDRGVVLATERYGSAESWMYFAKDRVMERRRDGSEGESRGNSIIGVFKSVFLPQGYPESVSDDYLQYQFWDTVQAFSSSLSGTLATQASLKGVGVGNQEATVAAATVTWLLRDGAGMLGRILFAWQKGNKLDSEAKKWRLFADVLNDIAMFMEISAPYFPACFTLIVCTAGIFKSLVGVAGGATRAALTVHQARRDNMADISAKDGSQETLVNLAGLLVSLILIPLVTDNLILTLSLFFLFTVLHLFANYKAVRSVVMETLNEARLSIVLQQYLRDRRMLSPLEANQREPVFLEFRKTVPIKLGVRLQEVVQSPEELNLALKENNMPYLLGVQNGCVCVCLGPEASVHDEIRAMCQAVWLSSMLSPPTLREHPTSQQQSNWEMVHKSHKLMDTIFNPFLKDVEAAGWDIKRTLLDWDEWRVEWKTKSN; the protein is encoded by the exons ATGCATACAGATAGAGGTGTGGTTTTGGCCACAGAGAGATATGGCAGTGCAGAGTCCTGGATGTATTTTGCAAAGGATAGAGTgatggagaggagaagagatgggAGTGAAGGTGAATCAAGAGGAAACTCTATTATTGGAGTTTTTAAA AGTGTCTTTCTGCCTCAAGGCTACCCAGAGAGCGTCAGTGATGATTACCTGCAGTACCAGTTTTGGGATACTGTGCAG gcttTCTCCAGCTCTCTGTCAGGGACTCTGGCCACTCAAGCTTCCCTCAAAGGTGTCGGTGTTGGAAACCAAGAGGCAACAGTAGCTGCAGCCACAGTGACCTGGCTACTAAGAG ATGGAGCTGGCATGTTGGGAAGAATCCTCTTCGCTTGGCAGAAAGG GAATAAACTGGACTCTGAGGCCAAAAAATGGAG ACTTTTTGCTGATGTTCTCAACGACATTGCCATGTTCATGGAAATATCGGCTCCATACTTTCCTGCTTGCTTCACCTTGATCGTGTGTACTGCAGGGATATTCAAG TCCCTTGTTGGAGTGGCAGGCGGTGCGACCAGAGCTGCTCTGACTGTTCATCAGGCTCGCAGAGACAACATGGCTGACATCTCTGCCAAAGATGGCAGTcag GAGACTTTAGTGAATCTGGCTGGACTGCTGGTCAGTTTGATACTCATTCCCCTCGTCACTGATAATCTAAT ACTGACTCTCAGCCTCTTTTTCCTCTTCACCGTCCTCCACCTCTTTGCCAACTACAAGGCTGTGCGCTCGGTTGTCATGGAAACCTTAAACGAGGCGCGGCTTTCGATCGTGCTGCAGCAGTacctgagagacagacggaTGCTGAGTCCACTGGAGGCCAATCAGAGGGAACCAGTTTTCTTGG agTTTAGGAAAACTGTGCCAATCAAACTTGGAGTGAGGCTACAGGAAGTTGTACAAAG CCCAGAGGAACTGAATTTGGCTTTGAAGGAAAACAACATGCCTTACCTATTGGGAGTACAAAATG GCTGCGTATGTGTCTGTTTGGGACCAGAAGCATCAGTACATGATGAAATCAGAGCAATGTGCCAAGCTGTGTGGCTCAGCAGCATGTTGAGCCCTCCAACTTTGAGAGAACATCCTACATCACAACAGCAAA GTAACTGGGAAATGGTACACAAGAGTCACAAGTTGATGGACACAATTTTCAATCCATTTCTTAAAG ATGTGGAAGCTGCAGGATGGGACATAAAACGAACTCTACTGGACTGGGATGAGTGGAGGGTCGAGTGGAAGACAAAAAGCAACTGA
- the zgc:153292 gene encoding uncharacterized protein zgc:153292 — protein sequence MGRYKCAYNCENSSESDVKYFKFPLYNPKKLKKWLINMKWKDWTPSRFSALCINHFEEQCIDRTGKCVKLREDAVPTIFSSPGDVQKRMPSSNPRSKRYKPPDVKASKAIPAQSQTTTPAAKRRVQNKEPCQTEEEPAGDKDPKKSNDKWRIIVDEGLMKIDSFPHFFHGDYCVPRDILWAPDDNLSTGCEDPEKVIEVKEPWQWLGLDVRGPLPQTLNGHKYILTVTDYYSKWVEAVPMQSCLPPDVAKHIVDIIAHFGYPLRILSRLPHDIVHKINRELKDQLKVTVTLVVYHQQTGTLDLITQQLIDRMVSDLIEEHAADWDVYLPAKVFSLCFREHSKTKKRPFSVLCCKGLEPIQSPRELNYAYSKIRECAFVVK from the exons ATGGGAAGATATAAATGTGCTTACAACTGCGAAAACTCCAGCGAGTCAGATGTGAAGTATTTTAA GTTTCCCTTGTACAATCCCAAAAAACTCAAGAAATGGCTTATCAACATGAAGTGGAAGGACTGGACTCCATCTCGCTTCTCTGCGCTGTGCATCAATCATTTCGAAGAACAATGCATTGATAGAACAGGCAAATGTGTGAAACTTCGAGAAGATGCAGTTCCCACCATATTTTCATCCCCTGGCGATGTACAGAAAAGAATG CCTTCCAGCAACCCAAGAAGTAAAAGGTACAAG CCACCTGATGTTAAAGCCTCAAAAGCGATTCCAGCCCAGTCTCAAACAACCACTCCTGCAGCAAAGAGAAGAGTCCAGAACAAAGAACCCTGCCAGACAGAAGAAGAGCCTGCTGG AGACAAAGACCCAAAGAAGTCAAATGACAAATGGAGGATTATAGTAGATGAAGGGCTCATGAAGATAGATTCCTTTCCACATTTTTTCCATGGAGATTACTGTGTACCACGG GATATTCTGTGGGCTCCAGATGATAACTTGAGT ACAGGCTGTGAAGATCCTGAAAAGGTGATAGAG GTGAAAGAGCCGTGGCAGTGGCTTGGCCTGGATGTCAGAGGGCCGCTGCCTCAAACACTGAACGGACACAAATACATCTTGACTGTGACCGACTACTACTCCAAGTGGGTGGAAGCTGTGCCTATGCAGTCGTGTCTCCCTCCAGATGTGGCGAAGCACATCGTGGACATCATCGCCCACTTTGGATACCCATTAAGAATCCTCTCCAGACTGCCTCATGACATAGTCCACAAA ATCAACAGAGAACTGAAAGATCAGCTGAAGGTCACCGTCACTCTTGTCGTCTATCATCAGCAGACGGGCACCTTGGATTTGATCACACAGCAGCTGATTGACAG GATGGTAAGTGATCTAATAGAGGAGCATGCAGCTGACTGGGATGTCTACTTGCCTGCCAAGGTTTTCAGTCTGTGTTTCAGAGAGCACTCAAAGACTAAGAAAAGGCCCTTTTCAGTGCTGTGCTGTAAGGGACTGGAGCCCATCCAATCCCCCAGAGAACTGAAT TATGCTTATTCCAAGATCCGAGAGTGTGCTTTCGTGGTTAAATAG